Part of the Actinomycetota bacterium genome, GGCCGCCACCCCGATCCCCAGCGATACCCGGGCGCCCCCGATCAGCTCGCTGAGGATGTCGTGGCCGATGTCGTCGGTACCCAGCGGGTGGGCCCGGCTCGGTTCCAGGAAGGGCCGCCCCGCCCGTTCCCCGGCCCCGTAGGGGGCGAGCGCCGGCCCGAGGACGGCCAGCAGAGCGAAGACGGCCAAGACGACCCCTCCGGCCACCACCAGGGCCCGGCTGCCCCGGCCGGTGGGGCGCCCCCTGCGTCCCTCTCCCCTGCCCCTGCCCGACTTCCTCATCGCTGCACGCGAGGGTCGAGGCGGGGATAGATGAGGTCACCCACGAGGTTGGCGCCGACCACGATGACCGTCAGGACGAACAGCCCGCCCTGCAGGAGCGGGTAGTCGCGTCCGAACGACGCCTCCAGCAGCAGCGACCCCACGCCGCGATAGGTGAACACCCGCTCGATGATCACTGCCCCGCCGGCCAGTGCGCCCACGCGTAGCAGGACGCTGGTGGCGATGGGCAACGAGGCTGCGGGGAGGGCGTGGCGTACGGCGATGGTCCGCTCCCTGAGGCCCTTGGCCCGGGCCACGAGCACGTAGTCGTCACGGATGACGCCCAGCAGAGACGCCCGGGCCAGCAGGAAGACGGCGCCGACGCTGGACAGCACGAGGGTGGCCGCCGGCAGGACGAGGTGGTGGGCGATGTCACCGACGCGGGCCAGCCCGGTCGTGCGGTCGAGCGACATGTGCCCGAAGAGCGGGAACCATCGCAGGGTGGCCGCGAACCAGATGAGAAGTAGCAGGCCGATCCAGAAGGGCGGCGTCGACTCCAAGAACGTGAACAGCGCGATCGACCCCGTGTCCCGCCGCCGACCGCGGCGCCAGGCCGCCAGCGCGGCCAGCGCCACGCCCAGCACGGTACTGACGACCAGGGCCGTCCCCACCAGCAGCAGCGTCCACGGGAGGCGCTCTCGCAGCAGGGTCGAGACGGGCTTGCGGTGGCGGAACGAGCAACCCAGTTCCCCCCGGGCCAGGCCCGCCATGTACCGGCCGTACTGGACGACCAAGGGCTGGTCGAGACCGACGCGCGCCAGCTCGTCGGCGATGGTCTCAGGGGGCAGACGGTTGGCGTCTTCGCCCAGCAGGAGGTCCACCGGGTTGCCGGGCATCATCCGAGGCAGGGCAAAGTTGGCGCTGGCCGCCACCAGCACGATCAGCAGGTACTGCGGGCCCCTTACCGCCAGCCGGCGTAGGGCCCGGTGGCGCCGGCGGGGACGCGCGGCCGGCACCGCCGGGCCCACGGGCGTGGCGTCCGCCGCGGCCGGGGCGGCCATGGGCGGCGGGACCGATTACCTGGGCGCCAGCAGGGACGCCTTGTTCAGGATCCCGACGCCCTTGTAATAGACCCACCGGTCGAATGTCGATTCGCGGTAGGGGAAGATGTCGTCGGGATAGAAGATCGGGTAGGCCGGCATGTCCCGGGCCAGGACCTCCTGCATCTGGGCCAGCAGGCGGTTGCGGGTCGCCTCGTCGACCGCCCTGGTCTGCTGGTCGGCCAGCTCGTCGTACTGGGGGTTGCGGTAACCGGACCGGTTGAGCGTGCCCACCGACGGGTTGGAGTGGAACAGCGAGCGCAGGAAGTCGGGGTCCTGCTGCACGGCCGCGGCCCACGAGAACAGAGCGATCGTGTAGTCGCCCCGGGACTGGCCGATCTGGTAATCAGGCCAGGTGCGGTTGCCGGCGGTGGCCTGGTCGAGGGCGGCCACATTGAGCTTGACGCCGACCCGGGCCACCGACTGGCTGAGGATCTCCGCGGCCCTCACGGCCACAGGGTCGTTGCTGCGCACCAGGAGCTCGAACTCCAGCGGCGACCCGTCCATCTCTCGCACCCCGTCGTTGTTGGTGTCGCGGAACCCGAGCCCGTCGAGCAGCGTGCGTGCCCGGTTGAGGTCGAGCGGGCCCTCCCGGGTGGCGGGGTTGGACCACGGCACCGAGCGGTGGACGAAGCCCGGGCTGCCGGTGGCCCCGGCCCCCAGCAGGGCGGTCTGGACGATGTCGTTGCTGTCGACGGCCGCGGCCATGGCCTGGCGGAACTCGGGGCGTTCGAACGGGGCCCGGCCGGTGTTCATGTACAGGTACCAGCCCCGGTAGCCGGAGCCGCCGGCCGTCTTCAGCCCGCCCTGGTTGAACTGGGCCCTCAGCTCGGGCGTGATCGAAACCGACACGGCGTCGGCGTCGCCGCTCTGGACTGCCGTGAAGGCCGCCTGGTTGTTGCCGATGATGGGCATCACGATCTCGTCGACGATGGGCCGGCCCTTGAAGTAGTCCGGGTTGGCCTGGAAGCGGTGGACCTGGCCCTCGACGTACTCCACCATCCGGTAGGGCCCGCTGCCCACGGGCAGCATCGTGACCTCGTCGAGGGGGTTGGTGATGGCCGACCACACGTGCTGGGGGATGATCGGCATGTCAGCCAGCGGGTTGAGCACGAACGACGCCTTGGGTTCTCTGAGGACGAACACCGCGGTGGTGGCGTCGGGGGTCTCCACCCGTTCGATGTTGGTCAGCACCCAGCGCGGCCTGGGGTTGGCCTGCAGGTACTCCACGGTGAACTTGACGTCGGCCGAGGTGAGCGGGCGCCCGTCGTGGAAGGTGACGCCCTCGTGGAGGCGGACGGTCCAGCGCAGCCCGCTCGGGTCGGAGCTGTACTCCCGGGCCAGCCACGGCTCGGGCCGGCCGTCGGGGTCGAGCCACACCAGGGTGTCGTAGACCAGGGTCATCATGTAGTAGCCCGGGTAACCCGAGCCCTGGGTCCAGGGCGTGAGGTTGCGCTCCCCGGGCGCGATGGTGGCAAAGCGCAGGGTGGCGACCTGAGGGATCGTCGTGGTCACGCCTGGCTCCGGTTGGGCTGTCCCCCCGTTGCCGCTGTCGGAGGAGCAGGCGGCGGCGACCAGCCCCAGCCCGATGAGCATCGCCGTCAGCTTCCTTCTCACAGGTTCCAGCCTCCCGTAGCCCGCCCATCGCCTGGCGAATGGGTCGTTATAGGTTCGCGCGTCCCGAGCCTGGCTGCTGCCTGAACGAGGGCTCGGGTGACCCGATGGGCCGGGGAGGCGATCACGTCGGCCCCCGGGCCGGTCTCGACGACCTCGCCGGCATGCATGACGACCAGGCGGTCGGCCACCTTGCGTACCAGTGCCAGGTCGTGGGACACCACGATCATGGCCATGCCCCGGGCCAGCTGCTGGTCCTTGAGCAGCACCATCAACTTCGCCTGCTCGGAGGCGTCGAGCATAGAGGTCGGCTCGTCGGCCAGGAGCAGGCGGGGGCCCAGCACCAGGGCGCGGGCCACGGCCACCCGCTGGAGCTGGCCACCCGACAGTTCGTGGGCCCGGCGGGCCATGAAGGCGTCGGTCTGGGGCAGGCCAACGGCGGCCAGGGCGGCGGCTACCTCCAAGCCCCGCTGGGCCGAGGTCCCGCTGTGCTGTACGTCGAGCGGCTCGCGCACGACCTCGGCGACCGACAGGAGCGGGCTCACGGCCTCGAACGGGTCCTGGAAGACGACGGCCACCCGGCGCCGGAAGTCGGCCCACTCGTGGCGGCCGAACGAAGCGAGAGGCCGGCCCTCCCACTCCACCGCCCCTCGGTCAGGCGCCTCCACGCCGACGAGGACCTTCACCAGGGTCGACTTGCCCGAGCCGGTCTCGCCCACCACCCCGACGACCTCGCCCTCGCGTACCTCCAGGCTCACGCCCTGAAGGGCGGTGACCGTCCGGCGCATGCCGGTGCGGTAGGTCTTTGTGACATCGGTGGCCGCCAGGCGGGTGAGGACGCCTCCCCGCAGGCACAGGATGCGGCGCCCGGCGACGGGCGCCAGCTCGGGCTCCCAGCTCGCGCACTCGTCGATGGCCTGGGTGCAGCGAGGGTGGTAGGGGCAGCCGGTCGGGGGGTCGGCGGGGTCGGGCGCCGCTCCCCGGATGCCCCGAAGGTCCTTCTGGGTGCTCATCGACGGGTAAGCGCCGACCAGATCGCGCGTGTAGGGGTGGCGGGGGTCGTCCAGGACCCTCGCCGTCGGCCCGTGCTCGACCACCATCCCGCCGTAGAGAACAGCCACCTCGTCGGTCAGGCGGGCCACCAACCCGAAATCGTGGGAGATGACCAGCAGCCCTACCCCCTCCTCGCGCCGTAGCCGGTCCAGGGTGTCGGCGATGGCGGCTTTGGTCGAGCTGTCGAGGCCCGACGTGGGTTCGTCGAGCACCAGTAGGGGCGGGTCACAGGCCAGGGCCATGGCCAGCATGGCCCGCTGGCGCTCGCCCCCCGACAGCTCGTGGGCATAGCGCTCCAGCAGGTCGGGGCTCAGCTCGACCAGCCGGGCGAGGTCGCTCGCCTTGTCGCGGGCGGCGCCGCGGCTCAGTCCAAGGTGCAGGCGCATGGGCTCGGTGACTTGGGAACCGATGGTCCGCACCGGGTTGAAGCCCCGGCCCGGGGCCTGGATCACGTAGGCCGCCGTCCGCCCCCGGTGCCGGCGGACGGCCTCGGCGCTTGCGCCCACCAGTTCCTCTCCGCCCAGGCGCACGCTGCCCCCGATCGCGGCCTCGGCGGGCAGCAGGCGCAGGGCGGACAGGGCCAGCGTCGTCTTGCCGCTACCCGACTCCCCCACCACTCCCACCGCCGACCCCGTGCTCACCGAGAGAGTGACCCCCCGCAGCGCTTGGACCTCGGCCCCGCCCGGGTCGTAGGTCACCCGTAGGCCCGACAGCTCCAGCCGCGGGCCCGATGCCCCCTCTCCCCCGCCCGTGCCCTCCCCCGCAGCCATGGCCTGGCAGCGTAGGGCGCCGCCCCCGGCCCAGCGGTGGGGCACGCGGTGCGCGCCTGCGCCCCGCCCGGCGGGGACCGGGCGGGGCGCCGGTTCTTGGGCTCAGCCCGCGGGCTCGAGGTCGTCGGGGATGCAGAACCACACCGTCTCGTAGCCGACCACGAACAGGCCGTCGTCGTCGTAGACGGGCATCTCGAAGGGCGACGGGTGGTAACCGGGCGGGCAGTTGATGAAGCTGTCGATGGGCCCGGTCGGCCCGCCGCCCCGCGGGGCCCGCAGGGCCAGGACGGCAACGCCGCCGGTGCGGGTGGCGGGCTCGTAAGCCACGGTCGTGGCTGCGGGCGCCCCGACGGCTGCGGTCTTCGTCTCGGCCGCGTGAGCGGCGCCGGGCACGAGCAGGGCGGCGGCAAAGGTGGCCGTCCCCAGGAGCTTGGTGATCGTCGTTCCCCTCATGGTGTTCTCCCTTCGCTGCGGAGGGTGTTTCCCGTCCGTCGGAGGTGAGAGGCCGGGACCGGCCCGGACCTGACAACTTTTTCGTCGACGTGGGCCCTTTGGCGGGACCTTGGGCCCTGGGAGCCGGGCCCGATCCGTGGGTGAATGGACCTACGAGAACGAACGTCCCGGAAGGAGACAACCCCATGAGCGCCAACCCCGTCCTCACCATCGCCGGTGTGATGCCCGGGAGCCCGGAGATGACCCACTGGCAGACGGCGTCGCACGGGCCGGACATCGCCGCCTCTCGCGGCAACTCCGGTGGCGGGCCCTCGCTCTCGATGGCCGGTGCCATGCCCACCGCCCCCACCGCCTCGCATTGGCAGACGGCCTTCCCCAACGGCGAGGCCGTCTACGTCGACGCCCTGCGGGCCGCCGAGGCCCGAGCGGCCATCGCCGCCCATGTCGTCGAGCTGCCCAAGCCGGCCGCCCGGCGCCGGTCCCGCCGCCAGCTCAAGGCCGCGTAGGCGCCCCGGCCGGGCCCTTCCGTGCTCCCGGCCGGGCCCGCCCGCCCCGCCCGTCCCAGCCACGGGCCCGGCGGCGGTGCGCATGCCCGAGCCGGGAGCACGGTCCTGGCCGGGTGGGCCGTAGGGGCCCGGCGGCAGCTGTGGCCGGCGTGACCGGCTGTCCCGTACCCTCGGCGCCGTGAGCGCCGCCCCCGCCGTCGATGCCCCCGGCGGCACGCTCGCACCCGACCCCACAGCGTCCCCGGCCGGGCCCCGCCGGGCGCGCCACCGGGCCGCGAAGACCATCGCCCTGTACGCCGTGACGCTGTGGGCGGTGGTGACCCTGGTCTTCTTCCTCCCCCGCTTCCTGCCCGGCGACCCGTTGCGCCAGCTCGACGACCCCGACAGCATCGGGTTCGTCTACGACGCCGCCGCCCGTGAGCGGGTGGCGGCCTACTACGGGCTCGACAAGCCCCTGTTCGTGCAGTACCGCGACTACCTGGGCGACCTGGTGCGGGGCGACTTCGGGTGGTCGATCTCCCAGAACACCGAGGTCTCCACCCTCATGCGCAACCGCCTGCCGTGGACCCTGCTGTTGACGGGCAGCGCCCTCATGCTGTCGTCAGCCATCAGCTTCATGGCCGGGGTCACGGCCGCCTGGAACCGGGGGCGCTTCAAGGACCGCGCCCTCATCGTGGTGCTGTCTGCGTCACGGGCCATCCCCGAGTACGCCATCGCCAGCGCCCTGCTCATCATGTTCGCGGTGACGTGGCCGATCTTCCCCCAGGCCGGGGCGCGCACGCCCTTCGCCACCTACGGGTCGGTGTTCGAGCAGGTCGGGGACATCCTGTTCCACCTCGCCCTGCCCCTCACGGCGCTGACGCTGGGCCTGGCCGCCAACAAGTTCCTGATCGTGCGCAACACGGTGATCTCGACCCTGGGCGAGGACTACATGGTGCTGGCCCGGGCCAAGGGGCTCTCGCGCCGGCTCCTCAAGTACCGCCACTCGGGCCGCAACGCCCTGCTCCCCTTCGTCACCGCCTTGGGGGTGCAGGCCGG contains:
- a CDS encoding ABC transporter permease, which encodes MAAPAAADATPVGPAVPAARPRRRHRALRRLAVRGPQYLLIVLVAASANFALPRMMPGNPVDLLLGEDANRLPPETIADELARVGLDQPLVVQYGRYMAGLARGELGCSFRHRKPVSTLLRERLPWTLLLVGTALVVSTVLGVALAALAAWRRGRRRDTGSIALFTFLESTPPFWIGLLLLIWFAATLRWFPLFGHMSLDRTTGLARVGDIAHHLVLPAATLVLSSVGAVFLLARASLLGVIRDDYVLVARAKGLRERTIAVRHALPAASLPIATSVLLRVGALAGGAVIIERVFTYRGVGSLLLEASFGRDYPLLQGGLFVLTVIVVGANLVGDLIYPRLDPRVQR
- a CDS encoding ABC transporter substrate-binding protein — encoded protein: MRRKLTAMLIGLGLVAAACSSDSGNGGTAQPEPGVTTTIPQVATLRFATIAPGERNLTPWTQGSGYPGYYMMTLVYDTLVWLDPDGRPEPWLAREYSSDPSGLRWTVRLHEGVTFHDGRPLTSADVKFTVEYLQANPRPRWVLTNIERVETPDATTAVFVLREPKASFVLNPLADMPIIPQHVWSAITNPLDEVTMLPVGSGPYRMVEYVEGQVHRFQANPDYFKGRPIVDEIVMPIIGNNQAAFTAVQSGDADAVSVSITPELRAQFNQGGLKTAGGSGYRGWYLYMNTGRAPFERPEFRQAMAAAVDSNDIVQTALLGAGATGSPGFVHRSVPWSNPATREGPLDLNRARTLLDGLGFRDTNNDGVREMDGSPLEFELLVRSNDPVAVRAAEILSQSVARVGVKLNVAALDQATAGNRTWPDYQIGQSRGDYTIALFSWAAAVQQDPDFLRSLFHSNPSVGTLNRSGYRNPQYDELADQQTRAVDEATRNRLLAQMQEVLARDMPAYPIFYPDDIFPYRESTFDRWVYYKGVGILNKASLLAPR
- a CDS encoding ABC transporter ATP-binding protein, coding for MAAGEGTGGGEGASGPRLELSGLRVTYDPGGAEVQALRGVTLSVSTGSAVGVVGESGSGKTTLALSALRLLPAEAAIGGSVRLGGEELVGASAEAVRRHRGRTAAYVIQAPGRGFNPVRTIGSQVTEPMRLHLGLSRGAARDKASDLARLVELSPDLLERYAHELSGGERQRAMLAMALACDPPLLVLDEPTSGLDSSTKAAIADTLDRLRREEGVGLLVISHDFGLVARLTDEVAVLYGGMVVEHGPTARVLDDPRHPYTRDLVGAYPSMSTQKDLRGIRGAAPDPADPPTGCPYHPRCTQAIDECASWEPELAPVAGRRILCLRGGVLTRLAATDVTKTYRTGMRRTVTALQGVSLEVREGEVVGVVGETGSGKSTLVKVLVGVEAPDRGAVEWEGRPLASFGRHEWADFRRRVAVVFQDPFEAVSPLLSVAEVVREPLDVQHSGTSAQRGLEVAAALAAVGLPQTDAFMARRAHELSGGQLQRVAVARALVLGPRLLLADEPTSMLDASEQAKLMVLLKDQQLARGMAMIVVSHDLALVRKVADRLVVMHAGEVVETGPGADVIASPAHRVTRALVQAAARLGTREPITTHSPGDGRATGGWNL
- a CDS encoding ABC transporter permease, which gives rise to MSAAPAVDAPGGTLAPDPTASPAGPRRARHRAAKTIALYAVTLWAVVTLVFFLPRFLPGDPLRQLDDPDSIGFVYDAAARERVAAYYGLDKPLFVQYRDYLGDLVRGDFGWSISQNTEVSTLMRNRLPWTLLLTGSALMLSSAISFMAGVTAAWNRGRFKDRALIVVLSASRAIPEYAIASALLIMFAVTWPIFPQAGARTPFATYGSVFEQVGDILFHLALPLTALTLGLAANKFLIVRNTVISTLGEDYMVLARAKGLSRRLLKYRHSGRNALLPFVTALGVQAGFAVGGSLFVETIFNYPGMGTLVERAVTGRDYPLLQGCFILLAIVVLVANLVVELIYGKLDPRVVER